Proteins encoded together in one Drosophila albomicans strain 15112-1751.03 chromosome 2R, ASM965048v2, whole genome shotgun sequence window:
- the LOC117574591 gene encoding uncharacterized protein LOC117574591, protein MQEQIGKLWTTLHDGKYEIRSLAKADLEEALDVLNDSFFLNESVCNACEINLPQNAQARQELRELCRITAQDGVSLLARHVESGRIVAVSFNKIQFAPPPGEDNFFVKFLKEQVHSPQALRLMNYMITMDSKIDVCAVYNMDCVNELMFLATLPEFGRLGLGRALVDVTIQFTQELSQGKGLEDIAEELRELRPAAVTALWTSVFTQKIGKDVGFTVLNTVPYSEFEYNGKRFDERIDPVHNKFSQQVVYKF, encoded by the exons ATGCAAGAACAAATTGGAAAACTTTGGACAACTTTGCATGATG gAAAGTATGAAATTCGCAGTCTTGCAAAAGCTGACTTGGAGGAAGCTCTTGAT gTCTTAAACGACTCATTTTTCTTAAACGAATCAGTTTGCAATGCTTGCGAAATCAATTTGCCGCAAAATGCGCAGGCGCGTCAAGAGTTGCGGGAACTGTGCCGAATAACAGCCCAGGATGGCGTTTCTTTGCTTGCTAGACATGTGGAAAGTGGtcgcattgttgctgtttccttcaataaaatacag TTTGCTCCACCGCCTGGTGAGGACAATTTCTTTGTGAAGTTCCTTAAGGAACAAGTGCACAGCCCACAGGCGTTGCGTCTAATGAACTACATGATAACGATGGATTCGAAGATCGATGTCTGTGCTGTCTACAACATGGATTGCGTCAATGAATTAATGTTCCTGGCCACTCTACCGGAATTTGGGCGTCTTGGACTTGGCCGCGCACTCGTCGATGTTACTATTCAATTTACCCAAGAATTAAGTCAGGGTAAAGGACTGGAGGATATTGCTGAGGAGCTGCGTGAATTGCGTCCTGCTGCAGTCACGGCTCTGTGGACATCGGTGTTTACACAAAAAATTGGCAAAGATGTTGGCTTCACTGTGCTGAACACTGTGCCTTATTCGGAGTTCGAATACAATGGCAAACGTTTTGATGAACGTATTGATCCGGTGCATAATAAATTCTCCCAGCAAGTGGTGTACAAATTCTAA
- the LOC117575498 gene encoding ELMO domain-containing protein 2, giving the protein MFILDKILPFIFSYIRPFIKWFLHVFTRLSELQRICYGARAGASRCRQIERSLLQSKQPEIKILLHELDEASAYASDKELLYFAPRAVQIVSRVKRIKSNVHPDFGRLFGNCVTTIWGYKRLMHQVEELRAEQYDSDNLDHERKLWELWQLLMPDTPLTGRISKQWQEIGFQGDDPKTDFRGMGILGLDNLLYFASAYNDAAKHVLLHSMHPTLGYTYAIVGINLTALAFNLLRTGAAKTHFYNQVALHKQNFSTIEDFHKLYCYLFFEFDRFWMDSSPRNIMDFREVYQAFEITKLEALHNDNTIFKTNLVVESV; this is encoded by the exons atgtttatattagATAAAATACTGCCGTTCATCTTTAGCTATATAAGACCATTTATTAAGTGGTTCCTGCACGTCTTCACCCGCCTCTCCGAGCTCCAACGCATCTGCTATGGAGCCAGAGCTGGAGCATCGCGATGCCGCCAAATCGAACGATCTTTGTTGCAATCCAAGCAACCGGAAATCAAGATTTTGTTGCACGAGCTGGACGAGGCATCTGCCTATGCCAGCGACAAGGAGTTGCTGTACTTTG CTCCTCGTGCCGTTCAGATTGTATCGCGTGTGAAACGCATCAAAAGCAATGTGCATCCGGATTTTGGGCGCCTCTTCGGCAACTGCGTCACCACCATTTGGGGTTATAAGCGTCTCATGCACCAGGTCGAGGAGCTGCGCGCCGAGCAATACGACTCCGATAATCTCGATCACGAACGCAAACTATGGGAATTGTGGCAACTTCTCATGCCAGACACACCGCTTACTGGTCGCATTTCGAAGCAGTGGCAAGAGATTGGTTTCCAGGGCGACGATCCCAAGACAGACTTTCGTGGCATGGGCATCTTAGGACTCGATAATCTGCTGTACTTTGCCAGCGCCTACAATGATGCTGCGAAGCATGTTCTGCTCCATTCGATGCATCCCACGTTGGGCTATACTTATGCCATTGTGGGCATCAATCTAACTGCCCTGGCCTTCAATTTGTTGCGCACTGGTGCGGCAAAGACACACTTCTACAATCAGGTCGCGTTACATAAGCAGAACTTTAGCACAATCGAAGATTTCCACAAGTTGTATTGCTATCTGTTCTTTGAGTTTGATCGCTTCTGGATGGACAGTTCGCCGCGGAATATTATGGACTTCCGAGAGGTTTATCAAGCTTTTGAGATCACCAAATTGGAGGCTTTGCACAATGACAACACCATCTTCAAAACGAATCTCGTTGTCGAATCTGTTTGA